A genomic region of Deltaproteobacteria bacterium contains the following coding sequences:
- a CDS encoding nitrate oxidoreductase subunit beta, with amino-acid sequence MPKVHNWQIGREMNYPYPQAFPRRQFAFVFNINRCIACQSCTMACKSTWTFSKGQEHMWWANVETKPYGGYPQFWDAKILSLMEQANPGNQQWSGRPSNDKKKPYGQFDGKTIYEAQNMLTPDSARVLGYLPTDEEWNLPNIFEDNPVGKRGVKNELDKEGTALPEHKTWFFYLARICNHCSYPACLAACPRKAIYKRPEDGIVLIDQKECRGYRKCVEACPYKKTMYRGNTRVSEKCVACYPRVEGKDPESGGQPMETRCMAACIGQIRMQGLVKMNNDGTWAEDRYNPLYYMVHVARVALPLYPQFGTEPNGYYIPPRWVPRDYLKQMFGPGVDEAIERYSYPDRELLAVLQLFRRSNRIIFRYEIKEGPKVYEATLRGRKVTMYNDTVIAYGQDGKEIFRTQVEEPVHVRPNKHANSI; translated from the coding sequence ATGCCCAAGGTTCACAACTGGCAGATCGGCCGCGAAATGAACTATCCCTACCCGCAGGCATTTCCGCGCCGGCAGTTTGCGTTTGTCTTCAACATCAACCGCTGCATCGCTTGCCAGAGCTGCACGATGGCCTGCAAGTCGACTTGGACCTTCAGCAAAGGCCAGGAACATATGTGGTGGGCCAATGTCGAGACCAAGCCCTACGGCGGCTACCCGCAGTTTTGGGATGCGAAAATTCTCAGCCTCATGGAACAAGCCAATCCCGGCAACCAACAATGGTCGGGTCGACCTTCCAACGATAAGAAAAAGCCCTACGGCCAATTCGACGGCAAGACCATTTACGAAGCGCAGAACATGTTGACGCCGGACAGCGCGCGCGTGTTGGGCTACTTGCCCACCGATGAGGAATGGAACCTGCCGAATATTTTCGAGGATAATCCGGTCGGCAAGCGCGGTGTTAAAAACGAGCTCGACAAAGAAGGCACGGCGCTGCCCGAGCACAAGACATGGTTTTTCTACCTGGCGCGCATCTGCAATCATTGCAGCTACCCGGCGTGCCTGGCCGCCTGCCCGCGCAAAGCGATCTACAAACGGCCGGAAGACGGCATCGTCTTGATCGACCAGAAAGAATGCCGCGGCTATCGCAAATGCGTCGAGGCTTGCCCGTACAAAAAAACCATGTACCGCGGCAACACACGGGTGTCGGAAAAATGCGTCGCCTGCTACCCGCGCGTCGAAGGCAAAGACCCCGAGAGCGGCGGCCAACCGATGGAGACCCGCTGTATGGCGGCCTGCATCGGCCAGATTCGCATGCAGGGCTTGGTAAAAATGAACAACGACGGCACCTGGGCCGAGGACCGCTACAATCCGCTCTACTACATGGTCCACGTCGCCAGAGTCGCCCTGCCCCTCTACCCGCAGTTCGGCACCGAGCCGAATGGCTACTACATCCCGCCGCGCTGGGTGCCGCGCGATTACTTGAAGCAAATGTTCGGCCCCGGCGTCGACGAGGCGATCGAGCGCTACTCGTATCCAGATCGCGAGCTACTCGCGGTCCTGCAACTGTTTCGCCGCTCGAACCGGATCATCTTCCGCTACGAGATCAAAGAAGGACCGAAGGTTTATGAGGCGACACTGCGCGGGCGCAAAGTGACCATGTACAACGACACCGTGATCGCCTATGGCCAGGACGGCAAAGAAATTTTTAGAACGCAAGTCGAAGAGCCGGTCCACGTGCGGCCCAATAAGCATGCGAACTCGATTTAA